GCGAGCACGCGCAGTTTGCAGCTGCCGCAGAACCCCTGCTGGCAGGAATAACGGACGCCGGGCCGGACCCGGCGGAGGGCGGCCAGCACCGACTCGTCGGCGGCGACCGGCACCGTCTCGCCGTGCCGTGCCAGATGCACTTCGAACGCTTTGCCGCCGACGACCGGCGGGGCGGAAAAACGTTCGCTGTGCAGCGATCCGGTCGGGTTCAGCTCGGGCTGCACGGTACGGGCGGCTTCGATCAGGGGCGGCGGGCCGCACACGTAGGTCGCCGCGCCGGGCCGCGCGTGCCTCAGGAGTTCGGTCGCGTCTGGGACACCATGCTCGTCGTCCGGGCGCAGGAGCACCCGGTCCGGGTCGATTGCCCGCAGTTCTTCGACGAACGGCATCGTCGCCAGAGACCGTCCGGTGTAGAGCAGTTCCCACTCGACGCCGCGACCGGCGGCCGCGCGCACCATCGGCAGGATGGGGGTGATCCCGATGCCGCCGGCGACGAACAGGTAGGACGATGCCGCGATCAGGCTGAAGGCGTTGCGCGGCCCGCGCACGGTGAGCATGCTG
This sequence is a window from Amycolatopsis benzoatilytica AK 16/65. Protein-coding genes within it:
- a CDS encoding PDR/VanB family oxidoreductase — protein: MTETTGYQPARAARAIAKGVRAYARVFADSAAAPYLSRPNPVRRHGFDLDLRVAATTAETPDVRGFTLRRTDGGVLPAWVPGAHLDVFLPSGLLRQYSLCGDPADRTCYRIAVRRIDGGGGGSLAMHQEVTEGSMLTVRGPRNAFSLIAASSYLFVAGGIGITPILPMVRAAAGRGVEWELLYTGRSLATMPFVEELRAIDPDRVLLRPDDEHGVPDATELLRHARPGAATYVCGPPPLIEAARTVQPELNPTGSLHSERFSAPPVVGGKAFEVHLARHGETVPVAADESVLAALRRVRPGVRYSCQQGFCGSCKLRVLAGDVEHRDTRLRAAERETDMLVCVSRSTGGPLTLDL